Proteins encoded together in one Plasmodium brasilianum strain Bolivian I chromosome 4, whole genome shotgun sequence window:
- a CDS encoding 6-cysteine protein P230: MIKKVLFFTFFVYIIVRKYEIISNENAKRDAHNFKLFRKEKTYNCLTDVSITTRIDRTNGRDSYTTWNDEALFGKDHEEGVEKNIYSIKHNEILLYEYKDENAHERSSCRLVSNDVVERGTGRLTTFNKEDIKENLFLFIKKGINGLNNISVKCMSNKVKRIGDNPCEGKTYEEDGNADDYDDDYDDNYDDTKKRKKKKKKNFLKKYVSREGRYLEEDIPGDDEYVEEGREENDGAEEGGTDNDGAEEDGIDNDGAEEDGIDNDGVEEDGIDNDGVEEDGEENDGEEEGGIDNDGAEEYGEENDGAEEDGIDNDGAEEDGIDNDGAEEGGEENYDAEEGGIDNDGDEYSDESNSPTYELQGMEDQEYNESSTHSDYGQEGDISMSLQDLNDDIDKVNEEFEVTISGEEGVPSLQTEQFSSNNTNKEYVCDFTEQIKPIEEKSKVKNCNIKITDPLGKIKIICPVVNSEEKSYKSIEYFPKKAPFVTLYIGESKGGNEKLKEKKLSELIYGILIPPKVNEKKNDFEQGSIEFILPPMVDKQTTIYFICDNSKSTDDDKKGNRGVAEITIEPYGKLIKGCDYSEQNKTFFQKKIDIKNSTYPCLFQLNSGDIGGIMFPGNTKSTTCFEEMIQHTNHSKWDKKKKSLTELINSAVIYNKDRDEKYFNVKYVHIPSSFRDSLSLFCTITLNDDSSFLVYVGINHEINMSLFELLGAFHALNKINQVAVKTQGKEEFTCDFTDVLDTPSSGGEEKKVIICKKNLKEFDIFKMKCNMDEGKYKDMEMLPKTLKTKKDVYKFEFDIQYHFLKKYMNFHMKNAQYYNEYPSLFVFPFNKIAKNEIKKNALLKNHKNAKYFEESLSSTDTIVHMLTYLDSQDIIPINEHIRYLNVDVNDSDSSTLDVTIQIPPYIETNQPFYFLMGCNNSKAGGNIGVVELLISKNEQKIKGCNFHPTKVDYFSENIESSTNECTVDAYKDDIIGLNCLNTIYTEEEDSTNISLDPEDCFKNVYENNLKKDMNEILGGVQVYNINGKATPTFLKIPVHNKEEDIKVSCKCTVNAVVKEMKIIIKKATNVDDEKNLKKEINTVAINEDNLYICENKTYIEPALVKWDDKNIEHTCTIEATEFLNYVEIFCPSKDFLIYENINIMYNTIKPTKEDELKIFTQKELEKLIPHSELLHKTRGMIDHYKQEKVDLYHLYIFFPYYIKEEHEFRITCDNSNTHYNNNEGTRVIYNIKIPKREKKKIKGCDFSESSKAEIFENVKDGEKCTVDASTKDIVGFVCPSGTVKLTSCFRDAIVNDNVTNISHLLNLKNNMANYTYKHQFNYIEIPVVTSADLTFKCICVYLGKNYNVKAASLSPTLLDIIYKKMKIKKDDYNKGVASKKKYVMSTMNMYLSHKANTIISLFNEIENKRKTQSDENPDDIIDALASSDTCNYSSGFGSDPNDGVIEEVHKSLDEYDSWENIYDDEIEKEITTDIQELEQSAFKIYTLEVNLKAPKLMKPVKVGDNIHVCDFSKKNLLISNSAKGGIETNIHCYTEMKPLDVLYVKCPTGTDAYVTAKAEKEEEEHDELQKEVIALIGDVKSESTLALEIDSTPLDDSTFEKCFTKFSLKPKNFFEMVINEEEEDDKEVSLSELLPGVIYSSMKILKKKDPFTSYAGIVIPPIISKDTSFKVHCNNTEYKEIEKNAGYNGITHIHIAKSEPVGGTGLDRGKIKGCDFSSSASSILTESIELVNGETKECTINIRNNEPFGIICSKDTTLYPETCFHQIYDKSENVKSFKEIIPNSTILTLQNSNKKIAYGKIPQEYVNKFIFSCSCKKSDDNTKGTMKVTINKDATDIDELKAVTANTHDKSNVCNFYDNEDLSLISNPGEVVLCKVEGQIFTEVIVQLPVLGEQNTDKEEYKKFSLIPPLDLTGDDIKVMVNDRTEVSLSTALKGVYGNRVFTFEKKGVKGQGLSFFIPPTTEDVNLKISINEKKDSSEAKQRGLIHISIKKNIEVNSETYKVCDFTKAENNLTELNNPLNNEKECNVIIKKGDILGIICPKGFTLFPQACFSNILLEYYKSSPEDDEDINYISNIKYDLKLKEILYQMKEDNKEDEQIHNYYSYSSNILEKLNFENYNLGNIPLDYKNHYTSSYAKVPNTFNSILNFSCNCYSPLKNVFGTMNVQTENVDFESLNKKKIDLVEKVFFPYKYKVNADLEEEKREPFIATQDYTSTSTGRHVDMIQKYPNAMLGQSVNYSCDYSDESLFSLVEGKLQRNTCKINAKGLDIVTIKCLYNKDVVLKDTSSGLIAEDKKVIVTIDEKEYITHINDKNNSFTLKEIYVKNFYGVSQEELKKLRKLEEDWQDYHIFYPPKGVEEVIVDNTVVKLVDALPGVLFLKNKSEKDQKIKTTKLPIDGIASFLVPPYVHKDLNFQIFCGKSSSKKPKKKDTSLGIVHVHISANKNVISGCDFINEQNSPNSFLTHKKNEKNELMCEIPLISNTVVGLNCPKGKLKPVNCFNDMYYIEDGVEEVNATADKYDKYESTHKVKTTSVIEHAIPINNVDDKESTYSYLVLPNTLKDIKELNKVFICTCDKNIVKMKIDENLVNKESNIIGESNVCTYDHSKKVSTCNIISSMQMDELKNTSLIKYTANISRWDKLIIKYPTNKKLNYEKCFLNPLNLKEKVLYHNIPTNIEDILPGAIVSDKYDSRTNISEYILRIPPYVPKSVEFSIEFNNRFSSITQNQKILYGNMVKIYINVNQGYKEVSGCDFTGNYAHLFSQSYIPTPNEVKECTITFGNNSFAGFACLSNYQVEPDNCFTSVYDNTDSKRVKKITDLSGNSEHDQVKQNTLGYTLSYITLNDEPKKLNFSCTCVSSYSTYTINILYEPHHENSTLTTRSFIKYFNSKTGAFSKYLRKP; the protein is encoded by the exons atgataaaaaaagtccttttctttacattttttgtcTACATAATAgtaagaaaatatgaaataatttcaaaTGAGAATGCAAAAAGAGATGctcataattttaaattatttcgGAAAGAGAAAACTTATAATTGTCTAACGGATGTAAGTATAACAACAAGGATAGACAGAACAAATGGAAGAGATAGTTACACCACATGGAACGATGAAGCATTGTTTGGAAAAGACCACGAAGAAGgagtagaaaaaaatatatactcaataaaacataatgaaatattattatacgaGTATAAGGATGAAAATGCACATGAACGTAGTAGTTGCAGACTCGTGAGTAACGATGTGGTAGAGAGAGGTACAGGTAGACTCACTACTTTCAACAAAGAAGatataaaggaaaatttatttttatttattaaaaaaggcaTAAATGGACTTAACAACATATCTGTGAAGTGCATGTCCAATAAGGTAAAACGGATAGGAGATAATCCCTGTGAAGGAAAGACATATGAGGAGGATGGCAATGCTGATGACTACGATGATGACTATGATGATAACTATGATGATaccaaaaaaaggaaaaaaaaaaaaaaaaaaaatttccttaaaaa GTATGTATCTCGGGAAGGCAGGTATTTGGAGGAGGACATACCAGGGGATGACGAGTATGTAGAAGAAGGTAGAGAGGAAAACGACGGTGCGGAAGAAGGTGGAACAGATAACGACGGTGCGGAAGAAGATGGAATAGATAACGATGGTGCGGAAGAAGATGGAATAGATAACGACGGTGTGGAAGAAGATGGAATAGATAACGACGGTGTGGAAGAAGATGGAGAGGAAAACGACGGTGAGGAAGAAGGTGGAATAGATAACGACGGTGCGGAAGAATATGGAGAGGAGAACGACGGTGCGGAAGAAGATGGAATAGATAACGACGGTGCGGAAGAAGATGGAATAGATAACGACGGTGCGGAAGAAGGTGGAGAGGAAAACTACGATGCGGAAGAAGGTGGAATAGATAACGACGGCGATGAATATTCAGACGAAAGTAACTCTCCAACTTACGAATTGCAGGGAATGGAGGATCAGGAATATAACGAAAGTAGTACTCATAGCGACTACGGACAAGAGGGTGATATATCTATGTCCTTACAAGATTTAAATGACGATATAGACAAAGTAAATGAAGAGTTTGAAGTGACCATAAGCGGAGAAGAGGGAGTTCCAAGTTTACAAACTGAGCAATTTTCATCAAATAATACAAACAAAGAATATGTGTGTGATTTCACAGAACAAATAAAACCAATAGAAGAAAAGtctaaagtaaaaaattgcAATATAAAGATAACAGATCCTTTAggtaagataaaaataatatgtccAGTAGTTAATTCGGAAGAGAAGTCATACAAATCGATTGAATACTTTCCGAAAAAGGCTCCATTtgttacattatatataggaGAATCAAAAGgtggaaatgaaaaattgaaagaaaagaagCTGTCTGAATTGATTTATGGCATACTTATACCTCCTAAAGtgaatgagaaaaaaaatgattttgaACAGGGAAGCATAGAATTTATACTTCCTCCAATGGTTGATAAACAGACtacaatatatttcatatgtGATAATTCTAAATCAACAgatgatgataaaaaagGGAATAGAGGAGTAGCAGAAATAACAATAGAGCCATACggaaaattaattaaaggATGTGATTACTCAGAACagaataaaacatttttccaaaaaaaaatagacatAAAAAATAGCACATATCCATGtttatttcaattaaatAGTGGAGATATTGGTGGAATTATGTTTCCTGGTAATACAAAATCGACTACATGTTTTGAAGAAATGATTCAACATACAAACCATAGTAAATgggataagaaaaaaaaaagcttaaCTGAATTGATCAACAGTGcagtaatttataataaagatagagatgagaaatattttaatgttaaatatgtgcatataccATCCAGTTTTAGAGATTCGTTAAGCTTATTTTGTACTATTACTCTAAATGATGATTCCTCTTTTTTAGTATATGTAGGCATAAACCATGAAATTAATATGTCGTTGTTTGAATTACTAGGTGCATTTCatgcattaaataaaataaatcaagTAGCAGTAAAGACACAGGGAAAAGAAGAATTTACTTGTGATTTCACAGATGTATTAGATACTCCATCATCGGGAggagaggaaaaaaaagtaataatatgtaaaaaaaatttaaaagaatttgatatatttaaaatgaaatgtaaTATGGATGAAGGGAAATATAAAGATATGGAGATGCTTCCCAAAACGTTAAAAACTAAGAAGgatgtatataaatttgaGTTCGATATACAataccattttttaaaaaagtacatgaattttcatatgaaaaatgcccaatattataatgaatacccatctttatttgtatttccttttaataaaattgcaaaaaatgaaattaaaaaaaatgctcttttaaaaaaccataaaaatgcaaaatattttgaagagTCTCTTTCTTCTACCGATACTATTGTTCATATGTTGACCTACTTAGACTCACAAGATATTATACCTATTAATGAACATATTCGTTACTTAAACGTAGATGTAAACGATTCTGATAGTAGTACTTTAGATGTAACGATTCAAATTCCTCCATATATAGAAACAAATCaaccattttattttcttatggGTTGTAACAACAGTAAAGCAGGTGGAAATATTGGAGTGGTAGAACTACTAATATCTAAGAATGAACAGAAGATAAAGGGATGTAATTTCCATCCAACAAAGGTTGATTATTTTTCTGAAAATATTGAATCTTCTACAAATGAGTGTACAGTAGATGCGTATAAAGATGATATAATCGGTTTGAACTGTTTAAATACTATATATACAGAAGAAGAGGATTCTACAAATATTTCCCTCGACCCAGAAGATTGCTTTAAAAATGtgtatgaaaataatttaaaaaaagatatgaacGAAATACTAGGAGGGGTACAGgtgtataatataaatggcAAAGCAACACCaacatttttgaaaattccTGTCCACAATAAGGAAGAAGATATAAAAGTGAGCTGCAAATGTACAGTAAACGCAGTtgtaaaagaaatgaaaataattattaagaaAGCTACTAACGTGGACGATGAAAAAAAtcttaaaaaggaaattaacACAGTCGCTATTAATGAAGATAATCTTTACATATGTGAGAACAAAACATATATCGAACCGGCTTTAGTCAAATGGGACGATAAGAACATAGaacatacatgtacaatCGAAGCAacagaatttttaaattatgtagaAATCTTCTGCCCTTCGAAagattttcttatatatgaaaatattaacattatgtataatacaataaagCCAACAAAGGAAGATGAATTGAAGATATTCACTCAAaaagaattagaaaaattgaTACCTCACTCTGAGTTATTACATAAAACCAGAGGGATGATAGATCATTATAAACAGGAGAAGGTAGACTTATatcatctatatatttttttcccataCTACATAAAGGAGGAGCATGAATTTAGAATTACATGTGATAATAGCAACACTCattataataacaatgaAGGAACAAgagtaatatataacattaaaattccaaagagggaaaaaaaaaaaattaaaggatGCGATTTCAGTGAAAGTAGTAAAGCagaaatatttgaaaatgtaaaagacGGGGAAAAATGCACAGTTGATGCATCTACAAAAGATATTGTAGGTTTTGTTTGCCCCTCAGGCACAGTCAAACTAACTAGCTGTTTTAGAGATGCTATTGTAAATGATAATGTAACTAATATTTCACACCTActcaatttaaaaaataatatggccaattatacatataaacatcaATTTAACTATATAGAAATACCAGTTGTTACAAGTGCTGATTTAACCTTTAAATGTATTTGTGTCTATcttggaaaaaattataacgtAAAAGCAGCATCGTTAAGTCCAACTCTACTAGATATTATCTacaaaaagatgaaaattaaaaaggatgATTATAACAAAGGTGTTGCttctaaaaagaaatatgttaTGAGTACAATGAATATGTACTTATCTCATAAAGCAAATACtattatttctctttttaatgaaatagaaaataaaaggaaaacacAGTCTGATGAAAATCCTGATGACATTATAGATGCACTAGCTTCTAGTGATACATGTAATTATTCATCTGGTTTTGGTTCTGATCCAAATGATGGAGTAATAGAAGAAGTACACAAATCACTAGATGAGTATGATTCATGGGAAAATATATACGATgatgaaatagaaaaagaaattacaaCAGATATACAAGAATTAGAACAAAGTgcattcaaaatatatacccTAGAAGTTAATCTAAAGGCACCAAAACTAATGAAACCAGTAAAGGTTGGTGATAATATACACGTGTGCgatttttctaaaaagaaTCTACTTATCTCTAACTCTGCAAAAGGAGGAATAGAAACAAATATACACTGTTACACTGAGATGAAACCACTAGATGTTTTGTATGTAAAATGCCCTACAGGAACTGATGCATATGTTACTGCAAAGGCAGagaaagaagaggaagagcATGATGAACTGCAAAAAGAAGTTATTGCACTCATTGGGGATGTCAAATCAGAAAGTACATTGGCATTAGAAATAGATTCCACACCTCTAGATGATAGCACTTTTGAAAAATGTTTCACTAAATTTAGTCTAAAGCCGAAAAACTTCTTTGAAATGGTtataaatgaagaagaagaggatGATAAAGAAGTAAGTTTGAGTGAACTTCTACCTGGAGTTATATATTCCtctatgaaaattttaaaaaagaaagaccCCTTCACTTCTTATGCAGGTATAGTTATACCACCCATCATTTCGAAAGATACATCTTTCAAAGTGCATTGCAATAATACagaatataaagaaatagaaaaaaatgctGGGTATAATGGCATAactcatatacatatagcaAAAAGCGAACCAGTTGGAGGAACTGGACTTGATAGAGGAAAAATTAAGGGCTGTGATTTTTCCTCATCGGCTAGTAGTATATTAACTGAGTCTATAGAATTAGTTAATGGAGAAACAAAAGAATGCACAataaatattagaaataatGAACCTTTTGGTATTATATGTAGCAAGGATACAACTTTGTACCCTGAAACATGTTTTCATCAAATTTATGATAAGTCGGAAAATGTAAAATCGTTTAAAGAGATAATACCAAATAGTACTATCCTCACTTTACAAAAttcgaataaaaaaatagcataTGGTAAAATACCACaagaatatgtaaataaatttattttttcttgttcttGTAAGAAAAGCGATGACAATACTAAAGGAACAATGAAggtaacaataaataaagatgCAACTGATATAGATGAATTGAAAGCAGTAACTGCTAATACACATGATAAAAGTAACGTATGCAACTTTTACGATAATGAAGATCTATCACTTATTTCTAATCCTGGTGAAGTCGTTTTATGTAAAGTCGAAGGGCAAATATTTACGGAAGTGATAGTACAGTTACCTGTATTAGGTGAACAGAACACAGATAAAGAAgagtataaaaaattttctctcATTCCTCCATTGGACCTTACAGGTGATGATATTAAAGTAATGGTTAATGATAGAACGGAAGTATCTCTCAGTACAGCTTTAAAAGGAGTATATGGAAATAGAGTTTTtacatttgaaaaaaaaggagtaaaGGGACAAGGATTAAGTTTTTTCATCCCACCTACTACTGAAGAcgttaatttaaaaatttctatTAACGAAAAGAAGGATTCGTCTGAAGCTAAGCAAAGAGGGCTTATACatatttctattaaaaaaaatatagaagtaAATTCAGAAACTTATAAAGTATGCGATTTCACAAAAGCGGAAAATAATCTAACTGAATTGAATAATccattaaataatgaaaaagagtgtaatgtaataataaaaaaaggggatATCCTTGGTATTATATGTCCTAAAGGATTTACTCTTTTTCCTCAAGCATGTTTTAGTAATATCTTATTAGAATATTACAAATCTTCACCAGAAGATGATGAAGATATAAATTACattagtaatataaaatatgatttaaaacttaaagaaattttatatcaaaTGAAAGAGGATAATAAAGAAGATGAACAgattcataattattattcctactcatcaaatatattagaaaagctaaattttgaaaattacaATTTAGGAAATATACCACTCGATTATAAAAATCATTATACTTCTTCATATGCCAAGGTGCCAAACACATTTAAcagtattttaaatttttcttgtAATTGTTATAGTCCGCTTAAAAATGTATTCGGTACAATGAACGTACAAACGGAAAATGTCGACTTTGAATCGttaaacaagaaaaaaattgatcTCGTCGAAAAGGTGTTCTTCCCCTACAAGTATAAAGTTAATGCCGATTTGGAAGAGGAAAAACGAGAACCATTCATAGCAACACAAGATTACACTTCCACTTCTACTGGAAGGCATGTCGATATGATTCAGAAGTACCCGAATGCTATGCTAGGCCAGTCGGTTAACTATTCGTGTGATTACTCGGATGAATCGCTGTTCAGCTTAGTCGAAGGAAAACTGCAAAGGAACACGTGCAAAATCAATGCAAAGGGGTTAGACATAGTTACTATTAAATGCTTGTACAATAAAGATGTAGTATTGAAAGACACTTCCTCCGGATTAATTGCTGAAGATAAAAAGGTAATTGTTACTATTGATGAGAAGGAATATATTACTCatataaatgataagaaTAACTCGTTTACactaaaagaaatatacGTTAAAAACTTCTATGGAGTTAGTcaagaagaattaaaaaaattaagaaaattagAAGAAGATTGGCAAGATTATCATATCTTTTATCCGCCAAAAGGTGTTGAAGAAGTTATTGTAGACAACACAGTAGTCAAATTAGTAGATGCGTTACCAGGTGTTCTATTcttaaaaaacaaatcagAAAAGGATCAGAAGATAAAAACTACAAAATTACCCATTGATGGTATAGCTAGCTTTCTCGTACCTCCTTATGTACATAaagatttaaattttcaaattttttgtgGAAAGTCATCATCAAAAAAAcctaaaaaaaaggatacaTCGCTTGGTATTGTGCACGTACATATATCagcaaataaaaatgtaataagcGGATGCgattttataaatgaacaGAATAGTCCTAATTCATTTTTGACacataagaaaaatgaaaagaacgAGCTCATGTGTGAAATACCATTAATATCTAATACAGTCGTTGGGTTAAATTGTCCAAAGGGGAAACTAAAACCTGTCAACTGCTTTAACGATATGTACTATATTGAAGATGGAGTAGAAGAGGTAAACGCTACTGCTGATAAGTATGACAAGTATGAAAGCACACATAAAGTAAAGACTACTTCCGTAATTGAACACGCTATACCTATAAACAATGTAGATGATAAGGAAAGTACATACTCTTATTTAGTGTTACCAAACACTTTGAAGGACATTAAGGAGTTAAATAAAGTCTTTATTTGTACATgcgataaaaatattgtaaaaatgaaaattgaCGAAAATTTAGTAAATAAAGAAAGTAATATAATCGGTGAAAGTAATGTTTGTACATATGATCATTCTAAGAAGGTTTCTACATGTAATATTATCAGTAGTATGCAAATGGATGAACTAAAAAATACTTCTCTTATTAAATACACAGCTAATATATCCAGATGGGATAAGCTAATTATTAAGTACccaacaaataaaaaattgaactatgagaaatgttttttaaatcctttaaatttaaaagaaaaagtgtTATATCATAATATACCTACAAATATTGAGGATATATTACCAGGTGCAATCGTATCTGATAAATATGATTCAAGGACTAATATAAgcgaatatattttaagaatacCTCCTTATGTTCCTAAATCAGTTGAATTTTCGATTGAATTTAATAATAGATTCTCATCAATTACtcaaaatcaaaaaatactTTATGGTAATATggtaaagatatatattaatgtaaatcAAGGCTACAAAGAAGTTAGTGGATGCGATTTTACAGGTAACTATGCACATTTATTCTCTCAGTCTTATATACCTACTCCTAACGAAGTCAAAGAATGCACAATTACCTTTGGAAATAATAGTTTTGCTGGCTTTGCTTGCTTAAGTAACTACCAAGTAGAACCTGACAACTGCTTTACCTCTGTTTATGATAATACGGATAGTAAAAGAGTTAAAAAGATTACGGATTTATCTGGAAATTCTGAACATGATCAGGTCAAACAGAATACTTTAGGATATACTCTTTCATATATTACTCTTAATGATGAACCAAAGAAACTCAACTTTTCATGCACATGTGTTTCTAGTTATTCTACGTACACTATTAACATATTGTATGAGCCGCATCATGAAAACTCAACCCTTACAACTAGATCCTTCATCAAGTACTTCAATTCCAAGACGGGAGCATTTTCCAAGTATTTGAGAAAACCCTAA